A stretch of the Chloroflexota bacterium genome encodes the following:
- the guaA gene encoding glutamine-hydrolyzing GMP synthase: protein MSSGNPTASSASLHAGEGRSGETIVVLDFGSQYAQLIVRRVREQHVYSVLVPHDAPEDEVMALRPVGFILSGGPASVYDPGAPQLPPYVLRSGLPVLGICYGMQLLAHALGGKVAPSARREYGPAELYINDLESPLWEGLPFSLQVWMSHGDAITELPPGFQALASTDNSPIAAMGHAERRIYGVQFHPEVVHTPLGKDIIRNFLYGVCGCLGTWTPESFIASAVESIRRQVGDERVIGALSGGVDSTVAATLVQRAVGDRLTCIFVDHGLLREGEAEAILRQLRQQVGLNIIAVDASARFLAALSGVADPEAKRRIIGETFIRVFEDEAAKIGHARFLLQGTLYPDVIESTTRDTKAAARIKTHHNVGGLPADLRFELVEPLKYLFKDEVREVGLALGLPPEIVHRQPFPGPGLAVRIIGEVTAERLATLRKADAIVREEIESAGLAREVWQYFAVLTPVRSVGVMGDGRTYLNTVAVRAVSSVDGMTADWARLPYTVLARISNRIVNEVPGVNRVVYDISSKPPATIEWE from the coding sequence GTGAGCAGCGGGAACCCAACCGCATCCTCGGCCTCTCTCCATGCCGGAGAGGGGAGAAGCGGCGAAACCATCGTCGTGCTGGACTTCGGGTCGCAGTACGCGCAACTCATCGTGCGCCGCGTGCGCGAACAGCATGTGTACTCCGTGCTCGTGCCCCACGACGCGCCCGAGGATGAGGTCATGGCCCTGCGGCCCGTGGGGTTTATCCTGTCCGGCGGGCCGGCCAGCGTGTACGACCCAGGCGCGCCGCAACTCCCGCCCTACGTGCTCCGCAGCGGCCTGCCGGTGCTGGGCATCTGCTACGGCATGCAACTGCTGGCGCACGCCCTGGGCGGCAAGGTCGCCCCGTCGGCCCGCCGCGAGTACGGCCCCGCCGAACTGTACATCAACGACCTGGAGTCGCCCCTGTGGGAAGGGCTGCCTTTCTCCCTTCAGGTTTGGATGAGTCACGGCGACGCCATCACCGAACTCCCGCCCGGATTCCAGGCGCTGGCGTCCACCGACAACTCGCCCATCGCCGCCATGGGCCATGCAGAGCGCCGCATCTACGGCGTGCAATTCCACCCGGAGGTCGTCCACACGCCGCTGGGCAAGGACATCATCCGCAACTTCTTGTACGGCGTATGCGGGTGCCTGGGCACGTGGACGCCGGAATCGTTCATCGCGTCTGCGGTGGAATCCATCCGCCGGCAGGTGGGCGACGAGCGCGTCATCGGGGCGCTGTCGGGGGGCGTGGACTCCACGGTGGCGGCCACGCTGGTCCAGCGGGCCGTCGGCGACCGCCTGACGTGCATTTTCGTGGATCACGGCCTGCTGCGCGAAGGCGAGGCCGAGGCCATCCTGCGCCAGTTGCGCCAGCAGGTGGGGCTGAACATCATCGCCGTGGACGCCTCGGCGCGGTTCCTCGCGGCGCTGTCGGGCGTGGCGGACCCCGAAGCGAAGCGCCGCATCATCGGCGAGACGTTCATCCGCGTGTTTGAGGACGAGGCGGCCAAGATCGGGCACGCGCGGTTCCTGCTCCAGGGCACGCTGTACCCGGATGTTATTGAGAGCACGACGCGAGACACCAAAGCCGCCGCCCGCATCAAGACCCATCACAACGTGGGCGGGCTTCCTGCCGACCTGCGATTTGAACTCGTGGAGCCGCTCAAGTACCTGTTCAAGGACGAGGTGCGCGAGGTGGGGCTGGCGCTGGGGTTGCCGCCGGAGATCGTGCATCGCCAGCCGTTCCCGGGGCCGGGGCTGGCCGTGCGCATCATCGGCGAGGTAACCGCCGAGCGGCTGGCGACCCTGCGCAAGGCCGATGCCATCGTGCGCGAGGAGATTGAGTCGGCAGGGCTGGCCCGCGAGGTCTGGCAGTACTTCGCCGTCCTAACGCCCGTGCGCTCCGTGGGCGTCATGGGCGACGGCCGCACCTACCTCAACACCGTGGCCGTGCGCGCCGTGTCCAGCGTGGACGGCATGACGGCCGACTGGGCGCGCCTGCCCTACACGGTCCTGGCGCGGATTTCCAACCGCATCGTGAACGAAGTCCCCGGCGTCAACCGCGTCGTGTACGACATTTCCAGCAAGCCGCCGGCAACCATAGAGTGGGAGTGA
- a CDS encoding zinc ribbon domain-containing protein, with amino-acid sequence MSNLMTNLITIVQILVAVISGFFVAFTLSLVVWTYRDIRSRSRDVFAHILAALIVLLFNVPGLVIYLILRPKETLAEAYERALEEEALLQDIEEKQACPGCKQPIQPDYMVCPNCHTKLRKPCVHCGRLLHLKWNICPYCGTSQIAPPIPVPAGEAPAGAEDTQ; translated from the coding sequence ATGTCCAATCTGATGACAAACCTCATCACCATCGTGCAGATTCTCGTCGCCGTGATCAGCGGCTTTTTCGTGGCATTCACCCTGAGCCTGGTCGTGTGGACATATCGCGACATCCGCTCGCGTTCGCGGGACGTTTTCGCGCACATCCTGGCTGCGCTCATCGTCCTGCTGTTCAACGTGCCGGGCCTCGTCATTTACCTCATCCTGCGCCCCAAGGAGACCCTGGCCGAAGCCTACGAGCGGGCGCTGGAAGAAGAGGCGCTCTTGCAGGACATTGAGGAGAAGCAGGCGTGCCCGGGCTGCAAGCAACCCATCCAGCCCGACTACATGGTCTGCCCCAACTGCCACACCAAGCTGCGCAAGCCCTGCGTCCACTGCGGGCGGCTGCTGCACCTGAAATGGAACATCTGCCCCTACTGCGGCACGTCCCAGATCGCGCCGCCCATCCCCGTCCCGGCCGGCGAGGCACCGGCGGGCGCGGAGGATACCCAGTAG
- the xpt gene encoding xanthine phosphoribosyltransferase — protein MESLKARILAEGRNMGRGILKVDSFVNHQVDAALMYQAGQALARRFVDQGVTKVLTAEISGIAPALMTALALGVPIVYARKTKPITMPEQIYVRTAPSHTKGHEVALMVSPEFLGPGDRVLIVDDFLATGKTIDALVQIVRDAGAELVGIGAVIEKTFEGGRAVLERYGVPIYALVTITSMENGKITFANGVGQ, from the coding sequence ATGGAATCCCTCAAAGCGCGTATCCTGGCGGAAGGTCGCAACATGGGCCGCGGCATCCTGAAGGTGGACAGTTTCGTCAACCACCAAGTGGACGCCGCGCTGATGTACCAGGCGGGGCAGGCGCTGGCCCGGCGTTTCGTCGACCAAGGCGTTACCAAAGTCCTCACCGCCGAGATTTCGGGCATCGCCCCCGCCCTGATGACCGCCCTGGCCCTGGGCGTCCCCATCGTCTACGCCCGCAAGACCAAGCCCATCACCATGCCCGAGCAAATCTACGTGCGCACGGCGCCGTCGCACACCAAGGGGCACGAGGTGGCGCTGATGGTGTCGCCCGAATTCCTCGGCCCCGGCGACCGCGTCCTCATAGTGGACGACTTCCTGGCCACGGGCAAGACCATAGATGCGCTCGTCCAAATCGTGCGGGACGCGGGCGCGGAACTGGTGGGCATCGGCGCGGTGATTGAGAAGACCTTTGAGGGCGGGCGCGCTGTGCTGGAGCGCTACGGCGTCCCCATCTACGCGCTCGTTACCATCACCAGCATGGAAAACGGTAAGATCACCTTCGCCAACGGGGTGGGACAGTGA
- the pyk gene encoding pyruvate kinase produces the protein MTRTKIVCTLGPATDAPETLRGILAAGARVLRLNYSHGTQAQQAARAEMARSIARELGIPIGILADLQGPKMRIGDLAGGSVVLREGTTLTLTARPVPGSEREIPFAEPDVLADIRPGARILLDDGLLELRAVGTDGADVVAEVVVGGELSSRKGVTLPDTEVRMASMTDKDRGDARAAVAAGADFIALSFVRSPEHVADLRRLLRSLGAEDTPIIAKIEKREALERFPEILEAADGIMVARGDLGVEIPPEDVPIHQKAIVRQCNTVGKPVIIATQMLQSMIDNPRPTRAEASDVANAILDGADAIMLSGETAVGRYPVESVAMMGKIARATEAHFPYGARLREAADARAASITDAISQATCEIAQELGATAILASTRSGHTARMVAKYRPATPILAPTPDPKVAARLSLVWGVEPLLVPQFDTTDEMIAKAVDAARGQGLVRAGDVVIITAGVPIGGPGRTNMLKVHVVEQAG, from the coding sequence ATGACCCGAACGAAGATCGTGTGCACGCTGGGGCCGGCCACCGATGCGCCCGAGACGCTGCGCGGGATTCTGGCGGCAGGCGCGCGCGTCCTGCGCCTGAACTACTCGCACGGGACGCAGGCCCAGCAGGCGGCCCGCGCCGAGATGGCCCGCAGCATCGCCCGCGAACTCGGCATTCCCATCGGCATCCTTGCCGACCTGCAAGGGCCCAAGATGCGCATCGGCGACCTGGCGGGGGGAAGCGTCGTCCTGCGCGAAGGGACGACCCTCACGTTGACCGCGCGCCCTGTGCCGGGGAGCGAGCGGGAGATCCCCTTCGCCGAACCCGACGTTCTGGCCGACATCCGACCGGGCGCGCGCATCCTGCTGGACGACGGCCTGCTGGAACTGCGGGCGGTGGGGACGGACGGCGCCGACGTGGTGGCCGAGGTGGTCGTGGGCGGGGAACTGTCCTCGCGCAAGGGGGTTACGCTGCCCGACACCGAGGTGCGCATGGCGTCCATGACGGACAAGGACAGAGGGGATGCCCGCGCGGCCGTGGCTGCGGGCGCCGACTTCATCGCGCTGTCGTTTGTGCGGTCGCCCGAGCACGTGGCAGACCTGCGCCGACTCCTGCGGAGCCTGGGCGCCGAGGATACGCCCATCATCGCCAAGATTGAGAAGCGCGAGGCGCTGGAACGCTTCCCGGAAATCCTGGAGGCCGCCGACGGCATCATGGTGGCGCGCGGCGACCTGGGAGTAGAGATCCCGCCCGAGGACGTGCCCATCCATCAGAAAGCCATCGTGAGGCAGTGCAACACGGTGGGCAAGCCGGTGATCATTGCCACGCAGATGCTCCAGTCCATGATAGACAACCCGCGTCCCACCCGCGCCGAGGCCAGCGACGTGGCCAACGCCATCCTGGACGGGGCCGACGCGATCATGCTGTCGGGCGAGACGGCGGTGGGGCGCTATCCGGTGGAGAGCGTGGCGATGATGGGCAAGATCGCGCGGGCCACCGAGGCGCATTTCCCCTACGGGGCGCGCTTGCGGGAAGCCGCCGACGCCCGCGCCGCGAGCATCACCGACGCCATCAGCCAGGCGACGTGCGAAATCGCCCAGGAGTTGGGCGCGACGGCGATTCTGGCGTCCACGCGCTCGGGCCACACGGCGCGCATGGTGGCCAAGTACCGTCCGGCGACGCCCATCCTCGCGCCGACGCCTGACCCCAAGGTGGCGGCGCGCCTGTCGCTGGTCTGGGGCGTGGAGCCGCTCCTGGTGCCGCAGTTTGACACCACCGACGAGATGATCGCCAAGGCGGTGGACGCGGCCAGGGGCCAGGGGCTGGTACGCGCGGGCGATGTGGTGATCATCACCGCCGGCGTGCCCATCGGCGGCCCAGGGCGCACCAACATGCTGAAGGTGCACGTGGTGGAGCAGGCGGGATAG
- a CDS encoding exonuclease SbcCD subunit D codes for MIRLVHFADFHLGTEAYGRMDATTGLPSRVVDFLAALDAMVDYALAGDVHLVVFAGDAYKTRDPNPTYQREFNTRILKLARAGIPVVLVVGNHDLAPAEGRASTLDVFTTFSADNVYVGRTIETLRIDTKAGPVQVVTLPWVLRSRYLTKDATRGKSVREADEMLIGAILTFLNQEKQALSPDVPAILAAHASIQGASFGSERNIMLGQDLILPAGDIADPVFDYVALGHIHKHQVLREYPPVVYAGSLERVDFGEEKEDKGFVVAEVEKGRARFEFHAVPARRMVTVSVDIQGDDPTQEALNAIARARTRDAIVRVFIRAREDQALRLDQKALNEALADAFYVAAVNIERERQVRTRLGVGALEQLTPVEILARYLEQRGEPKERFDRLLQKGSEILNQAASQQD; via the coding sequence ATGATACGCCTTGTGCATTTTGCGGACTTTCACCTGGGGACCGAAGCCTACGGCCGCATGGACGCGACGACGGGCCTGCCCAGCCGTGTGGTGGATTTCCTGGCCGCGCTGGACGCGATGGTGGACTACGCGCTGGCCGGCGACGTCCACCTGGTCGTCTTCGCGGGCGACGCCTACAAGACCCGCGACCCCAACCCCACCTACCAGCGCGAGTTCAACACCCGCATCCTGAAACTGGCGCGGGCGGGCATTCCGGTGGTCCTGGTGGTGGGCAACCACGACCTGGCCCCCGCCGAAGGCCGCGCCAGCACGTTGGATGTGTTCACCACGTTCAGCGCTGACAATGTGTACGTGGGCCGCACCATTGAGACGCTCCGCATAGACACGAAGGCCGGCCCCGTGCAGGTCGTTACGCTCCCCTGGGTCCTGCGCAGCCGCTACCTCACCAAAGATGCCACGCGGGGAAAGTCGGTCAGGGAAGCGGACGAGATGCTCATCGGGGCCATCCTCACGTTCCTGAACCAGGAGAAGCAGGCCCTGTCCCCGGACGTTCCCGCGATTCTGGCGGCCCATGCCAGCATCCAGGGCGCTTCGTTCGGCTCGGAGCGCAACATCATGCTGGGCCAGGATTTGATCCTGCCCGCGGGCGACATCGCAGACCCGGTGTTTGACTACGTCGCGCTGGGCCACATCCACAAGCATCAGGTGCTGCGCGAGTACCCGCCGGTCGTGTACGCGGGGAGCCTGGAACGCGTGGACTTCGGCGAGGAGAAAGAGGACAAGGGATTCGTCGTGGCCGAGGTGGAGAAGGGCCGCGCCCGCTTTGAGTTTCACGCCGTACCCGCGCGCCGCATGGTAACCGTGAGCGTGGACATCCAGGGCGACGACCCCACCCAAGAGGCGCTGAACGCCATCGCGCGGGCCAGAACCCGAGACGCCATCGTCCGCGTCTTCATCCGCGCGCGCGAGGATCAGGCCCTACGCCTGGACCAGAAGGCCCTGAATGAGGCGCTGGCCGATGCGTTCTACGTGGCCGCCGTGAACATTGAGCGGGAGCGCCAGGTTCGGACCCGCCTGGGCGTCGGCGCGCTGGAGCAACTGACGCCGGTGGAGATTCTCGCCCGCTACCTGGAGCAGAGGGGCGAGCCCAAGGAGCGTTTTGACCGACTGCTGCAGAAGGGGAGCGAAATCCTGAATCAGGCAGCCTCGCAACAGGATTGA